In Fusarium falciforme chromosome 9, complete sequence, the following are encoded in one genomic region:
- a CDS encoding Glycoside hydrolase family 12, whose translation MKFFGVVSAFLAATAVATPTTPTETIEKRDTTWCDAFGSLATSGYTVYHNNWGKGDATSGSQCTTFTSVKSNSFVWSTSWTWAGGPGKVKSYSNVALEKINKKISDIKSVSTRWIWRYTGTKMIANVSYDLWFAPTASSKNAYEIMIWVGAYGGALPISTPGKGVIDRPTLAGIPWDVYKGPNGDVTVISFVASSNQGNFQADLKEFLNYLTSKQGLPSNYVATSFQAGTEPFEGTNAVLKTSAYTISVN comes from the exons ATGAAGTTCTTTGGTGTTGTTTCGGCCTTCCTTGCCGCCACGGCTGTGGCCACTCCCACCACTCCCACCGAGACTATCGAGAAGCGAGACACCACCTGGTGCGATGCTTTTGGCTCTCTGGCCACCTCTGGATACACCGTCTACCACAACAACTGGGGCAAGGGCGATGCCACCTCTGGTTCCCAGTGCACCACCTTCACCTCGGTCAAGAGCAACAGCTTTGTCTGGTCCACCAGCTGGACCTGGGCTGGTGGCCccggcaaggtcaagtccTACTCCAACGTGGCTCTTGAGAAGATCAACAAGAAGATCTCCGACATCAAGTCGGTTTCCACCCGCTGGATCTGGCG ATACACCGGAACCAAGATGATCGCCAACGTCTCCTATGATCTCTGGTTCGCCCCCACCGCGTCCTCCAAGAACGCCTACGAGATCATGATCTGGGTCGGTGCCTACGGTGGTGCCCTCCCCATCTCCACACCCGGCAAGGGTGTTATTGACCGCCCTACCCTTGCTGGTATCCCGTGGGACGTCTACAAGGGCCCCAACGGCGACGTCACCGTCATCTCTTTCGTCGCCTCCAGCAACCAGGGCAACTTCCAGGCTGATCTTAAGGAGTTCCTCAACTACCTGACCAGCAAGCAGGGTCTTCCCAGCAACTACGTTGCCACCAGCTTCCAGGCTGGTACCGAGCCTTTCGAGG GTACCAACGCTGTCCTCAAGACCTCTGCTTACACCATCTCCGTCAACTAA